The following nucleotide sequence is from Alphaproteobacteria bacterium.
GATCCGCCGGCAAGTGCAACAATAGGCCCGTTGTGATTGCGGCGAAGATAGGAGGTGCCGAACGGCCCGCGGACGCGCACCTCGTCGCCGACCTTGAGCGCCTCCTGGACATAGGGCGTGACGGCGCCATCCGGGATCAGGCGGATGTGAAACTCGAGCTCGTCGCCGCCGGGCATGTTGGCCATCGAATAGTCGCGGGGCGGCAAATCCGGAAAGACGAGGCTCGCATATTGACCGGGCGAGAAGTCGAACGGCCCGCCGGACTCGATCCTCAGCCGGATGACACGGATGTCGTGGGTCGCGGGTTCGGCCGAAATCACCGAGCACCTCAAGTGGCGGCTGGGATGGGTCTCCACATCCTCCGATTCGAGGTGGGCGACCTCGCAGTCCGACCAGGGCACCGCCCGACAGGCGAGAATCAGCCCGCGCGCGCGTTCTTCCGCGGTTAGCGCGAACTCCGAGTAGGGCGACAGCTCGACGTCGCCCGCGATTAGCTCCGACTTGCAGGCGCCGCAATTGCCCGAGCGGCAACCGTGAGGATAGGGCAATTCCAAGCGCAACGCGGTTTCGAGGATGGTATCGCCCATCTCGACCGACACCGGCGTTTCGAATTGGCTGACCTTGACCGTAAAGCTCATGCTCATAGAACAGAGATTCGACCGGTCCGATATAGGTCAATATTGTTTGGATTTCAAACAATTTGTGATACAAACAAATTGTTGGACAGAAACGACGGACGCAGGTGATGGGTCGAACCGGCCGGAGCGGCATCCGGAGCACCGAAGAGCTGCGTTACGCGCCGCTCGGTGAGCTTCTGGGCTATGGCCTTCGGCGTGCTCAATTGCGCGCCTTCCAGGACTTCGCCGAGACCATGGCTCCGTTCGACATCAGCCCCGGACAGCTCGGGGGCCTGTTGCTGGTCGACACCAATTCCGGTCTCAACCAGTCGGCTTTGGCGCGCGCGATGGGGCTGGACCGGTCGACAATCGTCGCGGTCATCGACAATCTCGAAACACGCGGGCTGATACGGCGCCGGCCCGCCCCCGGAGACCGCCGTGCCCATGCCCTTTTCCTAACCGATGCGGGGCGTCGGTTCCTCCGCCGCATCGAGCCGCATCTGCGCGCGCATGAAGACAGGCTATCGGCCGGGCTGTCGACAGATGAACGCCGCACGCTGACCGATTTGCTGAAGCGGATAAACGGACTTTAGAATACTGTCGTTTCTCGGGGTCACCCGGCGATAGGCGGTCTTCGAGCGCGGCACGGGGAGTGGACAGATGTTGGCAGGACGGATGTTGGAATTGCCGGCGCGCCGAACGCCCCACCGCGTCGCGTTGACCGCCGGCGACCGCAGGATGACATTTCGAGAACTTTCCGATGCGGCGAATCAATTCGCCAACGCACTCCATTCGTCCGGTGTAGCCAAAGGCGAACGCATCGCGGCCATGCTGCCCAATGTTGCCGAATATGCAGCGGTGCATTTTGGCGCCGCGCGCGCCGGCGCGATCTTGGCCCATCTTTCGTTCCGCTATGCACCCAAGGACCTGGTCTATGTTCTGAACAAGATCGGTGCGACTTCGCTCGTCTTCGACGCCGAATATGCGGCGCTGGTCGCCGAAATCGCGCCACAGATCGGGTCGCTTCGTCGCATCGTCGTCGTCGACGGTCCGGCCGACGCGCTGCCGGAGGCCACCGCCTATGACGATTTCGTCGCCGGCCAGCCGACGGCGGAGCCGACGGTCGAACTGTCCGACAGCGACCCCTACGCGATCACGTTCACCGGCGGCACCACCGGGTTTCCCAAGGCCGTCCTGGTCTCGCACAAATGCCGCACGGCGTCGGCGGTCACCATCGTCGCCCAGCACGGGTTGAGCGATGCCGAACGGGCCGCGGTGGTAACACCGATCTTCCACGCCGTCGGCTTGTTCGTTTGGTTCCAGCCGTTGCTGTGGCTCGGCTGCAGCTGTTCGCTGCTCAGGACGTGGAACCCGGAGCGATTCATGGATCTCGTCGAGCGCGACAAGATCACCGCCGCCTTTCTTGTCCCGACCCAACTCAATGGGCTGGTAAGGCATCCGCGGTTCGAGCCGTCGCGACTCGCCACTTTGCGCCATATCGGATTCGCCGGTTCGCCGATGCCATCGGCACTCATCGCCGAACTTCGCGCCCTCTTCCCCAACATTCTGTTCACCGAGAACTATGGCCAGTCGGAAACCGGTCCCATGACGGTCAAGCGTCATTGGGAGCACACCGACAAGCCGGACAGCATCGGGCGGCCCTCGTTCAACGTCGAGCTCGACATTTTCGGCCCCGATGGCCGCCCCGTCGCCGCCGGCGAGGTCGGCGAGATCGTGACTCGCGGCGACCATCTCATGGTCGCCTACGACGACGATCCCGAGCAGACCGCGGCCCTGTTCAAGTCGGGCGACGGGTGGCTGTGGACCGGGGACCTCGGATTCCGCGACGCGGAAGGCTATTTCGCCCTGGTCGACCGATCGAAGGACATGGTCATCTCGGGCGGCGAGAACATCTATCCCAAAGAAATCGAGGATGCGCTCTACAAGCACCCGGCGGTCGCCGAATGCGCGGTCTTCGGCATTCCGGACGACCATTGGGGCGAGGTTCCGGCCGCCCACGTCGTGCTGCGCGACGGCAATTCCATTAGCGCCGAGGATTTGATCGACTTCAGCCTCCGGACGCTCGCCCGCTACAAGCGCCCACGCCTGATCGAATTCGTCGCCGCGATCCCGAAGACGCCGGTCGGCAAGATGCAAAAACACCTCATTCGCGCGCCCTACTGGAAGGGGCGGGATAAATTTCTTTGAACCAGTTTGTCGCGCAATCGCCGTTGAACCCGATCACCGACAATTATCGGCGTCGGGAGTTAGCGGAGACGCTTCGTCACTCTGAAATCATGGAACCGATTCCAC
It contains:
- a CDS encoding 2Fe-2S iron-sulfur cluster binding domain-containing protein, with protein sequence MSMSFTVKVSQFETPVSVEMGDTILETALRLELPYPHGCRSGNCGACKSELIAGDVELSPYSEFALTAEERARGLILACRAVPWSDCEVAHLESEDVETHPSRHLRCSVISAEPATHDIRVIRLRIESGGPFDFSPGQYASLVFPDLPPRDYSMANMPGGDELEFHIRLIPDGAVTPYVQEALKVGDEVRVRGPFGTSYLRRNHNGPIVALAGGSGIAPIKSIIDSALDAEIGQSIYLYFGVRDERDLYLERYFDELAATHANFHFIPVLSEPTKETTRRTGFLHESVRSDFTDLDGCKGYLAGPPPMVEAATRVLTSLGIRRQDCHADAFYTEADKAAGKGA
- a CDS encoding AMP-binding protein, with protein sequence MLAGRMLELPARRTPHRVALTAGDRRMTFRELSDAANQFANALHSSGVAKGERIAAMLPNVAEYAAVHFGAARAGAILAHLSFRYAPKDLVYVLNKIGATSLVFDAEYAALVAEIAPQIGSLRRIVVVDGPADALPEATAYDDFVAGQPTAEPTVELSDSDPYAITFTGGTTGFPKAVLVSHKCRTASAVTIVAQHGLSDAERAAVVTPIFHAVGLFVWFQPLLWLGCSCSLLRTWNPERFMDLVERDKITAAFLVPTQLNGLVRHPRFEPSRLATLRHIGFAGSPMPSALIAELRALFPNILFTENYGQSETGPMTVKRHWEHTDKPDSIGRPSFNVELDIFGPDGRPVAAGEVGEIVTRGDHLMVAYDDDPEQTAALFKSGDGWLWTGDLGFRDAEGYFALVDRSKDMVISGGENIYPKEIEDALYKHPAVAECAVFGIPDDHWGEVPAAHVVLRDGNSISAEDLIDFSLRTLARYKRPRLIEFVAAIPKTPVGKMQKHLIRAPYWKGRDKFL
- a CDS encoding MarR family transcriptional regulator, with translation MGRTGRSGIRSTEELRYAPLGELLGYGLRRAQLRAFQDFAETMAPFDISPGQLGGLLLVDTNSGLNQSALARAMGLDRSTIVAVIDNLETRGLIRRRPAPGDRRAHALFLTDAGRRFLRRIEPHLRAHEDRLSAGLSTDERRTLTDLLKRINGL